TTGTTATGCCTTGTCATACCTTTATGCTATCGGGGAATCTAAGGCTTGTGCCTCTAGTCACTAGAATTAAGGGATTATTTTTGTGAAGGGTAAATGTTCACTTTGGTCCCTAACTTTGGACCCTGTTGTTAGTTTGGTTCAAGActcaataaaatacaaaatagtcCTAGATGTGTACCTCCGTTAGCTGTTTAGTCGTTGATGTTAAAAACTTTTGCTACCAGGTGATGTGGCAACTGTTTTAGGTTGACAAGGATGAATTACGTGGCATAGAAACCAAAATGTAAgtaacccaatttttttttgcgcACCTTGTACTAATGAGGATTCTCCTTTGAtcttaatatattccattttttttgttcagAAAAAAAAGTAACCCAAACGAAAtcaaagacaaaaacaaaattcctAAATCTTATATGATTATCTTTTATTAATATCCTAGATGTTCTTCATTCATGCACACCTTCTTATAGGATTGGATTTGGTATTGTAAAAAAGCACACAGTTTCATATTGTAACCGCAAAATTTTTTTATGCTTGTGCgtgatgatattttaataaatttgcaACCTCCTCCTCCAAATTATTTCAAGTATAACATTGATGCAACATTTTTTACAACAGGAAAAAAGGTAAGTATGGGAGCGTGTCTTCgtgatgagaaagaaaaatttgttGTTGCCTTGACAACTTATTGTGAGGCTGTGATGACAATAGCGAAGGGTGAAGCTTGGGGTTTGTACCAAGGCATTCAGTGGATTTCTTCATTAGGATACCACAATGTCATTTTTGAGCTTGATTGTAAAATGGTTGTGGATGATGTGCACGATCGTAAGAAGAATCTCTCTGAGTATGGTTCAATTATCCAAAGTTATAGAACCTTACTTGATCACTATAACAACTTTGTAGTTGTTTTTACTAGGCGTCAGGCAAACGGTAGCGCTCATGCTCTTGCACGAGAAGCCTTATCTCATGCTTCACACAATACTTTTGATGTAATTCTTTTTTGTATTGCtactattattatgaatgaGACACCTTAAATttgtttgcttaaaaaaaaaaatagaaataatgaaCATGGTTGGTCCCGCATGATTCCTGCCCGATATTTTTTGagttacttttgtttttggcaCTGGCCTACCCTACTCTTTTTCATTGGCAATTAAGAATTATCCTTTTTGTTTGTACTATTAGCGATAACGATACCTTAAATTAATGGCTTAATAATCAAGACAAGATTATATTTTGTCATGAACCAAGCCTTGACGAGGTAAAATGTTTGTGGGTTCATTTCTTGTCCACGTCCAATTCTAGAAGCagatattatttttgtataattttgtttttggaaagtCAACAAAGTTAAGAGTTGCATAATATGGAAATAAGTTGAGAAGAACTGTTGAGCCGTTAAAGTTTAAAAGGTCAGCATTAGGCTTGGCTAATAAAAAATGGGAGTCAAATACAACCACGTACACAAGTaaaacatacttttttttaaggggagTAAAGCTTATAGgggggtatttttttttttttaaggaaggggGAGTATATTTTGAGTAATGCTAAATGGCTCGAACTAAAATTTGTAGGATTTGCATGAGCATCTTTATAcgtgtctttcttttcttcttttttaagtaTTCATTCTGTCTCAAAATAacagttatttttttaagaaaatggtaTCAAAATAATTGAGAGTGATTAAAGTAGGAATTTAGATGCATTGGTTCCCTAAATATAATACTCATATACAAATTCTTAGATGCATTGGTTACTTGTTTTTCAAATTTACCCCTTATTAATACTATCAATTTGTCTTGatatatgaaaaattattattaaatatataattaattaaagataaTTTAGTAATAGTCACACGCATTTGAGACAATTTAATTACTTCAACGACTTTTCTTAATATCCGTGGTTTTTGTAAACCACGCCTATAAAAAGGGATATATGAAGTATATTCTACTTTACTTATATAAAAACAGAGGTTTTTATtgagattgaaaatgaaaaagtcattagatattttcaaaaaatgcaAGTTGTAGAGGATAATTATAATTGATATTTCTGATTTAAAAAATTCTTCATTGCTCCGCCGCTATTGCGGAGGAGTAACTAGGATTGACTAACAAGCATGCACCCAGCCACCCACACCTATTACCCAAGTTAAGTCATGAATGAGATCAGCGCACGGTGTTGGATAACCCGTGACGTTAACTTTGCTCATGCTTGTATTAATCTCACAccaaatcatattaaaatactCCTGTCAAAATTATATTGTTCtagattacttttttttttatcatctttaTATCCCTTGCTCTACAAGAAAAAATCACTatcctttttaaaaatatttgacttcAAGTTCAAGCCGTTATTAGCAAGGAACTTCATTCTTTCATTCTCGAAGCCCGAAGGTGAGAAGAAACCTCCCCCGCGTGAATAGTTTGAACACACAAAACGTGTGAATCTAttcaaaaaaaaggaaaatccCCTTTTTTTCACTAGAAGACCAAATGAAAAATCAACGGTGACCCATATTTGAATAGCCACGTGGCATCTCACCTTACACATATATAAATACTGAACAACCTTCATTTCACTCTTCACCAATTCTCAgcaacaaccaaaacaaaaaacacaacaatttcatttcagttactccaaacaaaaaagaaaagagaaacgCAATCACTCACAATGCAAACTGTTTCAACTTCACCTCTTAGCGAGGTTTCTAGAAAATTTGAGAACGATTTCTTCTCAAAGCTTAAAATTGAAGACGAGAAAATCGAAAACGAAAACGAAGATAAACACgaggtagaagaagaagatgaagatgatgatgagttTACATTTGTTTTCGCAGATCCTAAAGGTTCACCGATTTCCGCTGACGATGTGTTCGATAAAGGTCAGATTCGTCCGATTTTTCCTTTTTTCGGTCAGGATCTTCATTTCACCGACGATTACGATAATGAATCTGGAAACCGTTCACCGGTGAGGAAATTTTTCGTGGAATCACCGTCTTCGTCGAAGACAGCGACGAGTTCTGCGGCGGTGGAAGGAACTTACTGCGAGTGGAATCCAAAAAAAGCGGTGAAGAGTAATTCAACAGGATCATCAAAACTATGGAAGTTACGAGATCCAAAGCTGAGAAGTAACAGTGACGGAAAAGACGCTTTCGTGTTTTTGAATCCGTCGAAGGTAGAGAAAACGAGTTCCAGCGCCGGCGAGACGAAGAATGATGTTGTAAAGAAAGTGAAAATGGTGAAAGGGAAAAAGGCGGCCCCAGCGCCGTCGGCACATGAGAAGCATTATGTGATGAGTAAAGCGAGGAAGGAGAATGATAAACGGAAATCTTATTTGCCGTATAGGCAAGAGTTGTTTGGGTTCTTTGCTAGTACAAATGGATTGGGAATGAGTAGAAATGTTCATCCTTATTGAtgattttggatatgatgtgaTGAGTTTTCATGTAATTAGATTCATGTTCTTTTATTTGTTGTAAATGTTTGATTAATATATCAAGCTAACTTGGAGATTTGATGTAAATTTACTGATAATAGTTTTGAATATTTGGATGTTTAGGATTAGAATAAAGAATTAACAATtgaatatatgtttttcttcttttgatcaaTATCAAAGAGCTGTGCAAATATTTATGTTTCTAATTGCAACTATAGTCAACAACGATGCAGACATTTATGTGATACTGACATGTtaacaccaataataatttgattttcaaaatgaCATAATTATATGTAATTGCATGTGCCATGACCTCGTTTAGTTAAATAGTGAATAGATCTTTAATCAAAAGTGTTGGTGCTACAAAGATTACAAGTTTATCGGTTAATCGCATGTATTAATGTGGAGAATGTCACAAAAAAATGACTGGTTGATCAAAACATGTGATAATGTGTTTCAGAGTTGGCGCTGAATTAGTCAATTCCTCTagaattcaaatataaaaaatcttaaCTATATCTTCTTCTTGGCCCACTTGGGACACGAGATATGCCATTCAAAATTAAACACAGTAGTACGTACGTAACGCTGTGATACTGTGACAGTTAACCACTTTTCTTCCTCAATTCTGTTCCAATTGCAGCATCTACTATCAAACATTACATACAATTATTGTGATAAACATTGATTAATACagtatatgattattataagATAAGATGCTGATGGGCACAATAAGTAATGACTATTGAATGTCTTGATGAGGCGGTGTAGTGTgaaaatttagtttgtttgtttcACAACTTCAACCAGAAACATAATTAATACGAATGAACTGTCCCAATCGTCGGTGGATCCACTCTCAGCGACATAAATGAAAATAGCAGCAACAGTGGCCAGCAAATTAAAGGAAGATAAACTTAACTCATGTTGAGAGCTTCTATTCAGATATTCAAATTTTAGCTGTATtatccttgtatttttttttttcttccaaaataaTAGTGTATTCTAAAGTTTTCAAACAATGAGTTATCATTGTTGCAGTGTGTAGCTCTAGTTTGGCAAAGTTGTGTATCCTTGTATATTAAGATACAAATTGTATATGAATTACTTAATTGGCATTGCACTCCATTAAGTTTTCCAccattagtaaaaaaaaaaaaaaaatattagcgAAGTTGGATCTAGCGGAAGGGGTTAGATTCCCATAATGTAACATATTAAGGTTCAAAAGAGTTGCACACATTTACTTTTCGAATGTCACTAATAAGTTTTAACTATGCTCTACATCCGTTGTGCGATAGTATGTCCTGAGTAAGAGTCACTTTAGCGCAAATCGAATATTTCAAACCTcagattttagtttttgtacaCATTGGAGCAGCGCTCATACACAGGGTTTCCATTATCTGGTTCTCTGTGTAGATGAAATCTTTTCTCcagataattttaaaattagccTGAACAAGTTCTGTTTGTTCATTTAAGATTTCATGCAGCTCAATATTATACGATTTCTTAACACTCCAAATATTTTATTCGTAAAGTTTAGATTGTTCGTATTGCGCCAATTTCCTTGTTTCGAACATCAGATAACTTATGATAGCAATGATGTCAACTTTCTATGATTAAAAGTGCATTTCATGAGTAGATTATGATGCAAGCAGAGCTAGTCAAAGAAATCTTTATTGAGTTTATTTCCTTAaacattcaatttattttgaaaagttgccatccaaaataaatatgaaCGTCGAAGAGGTAAGTACTAAACTGACCTTGTTACATTAAATCAAATGTTACAATAACTTAATATCAGAATTATTCTTACATGTAAAAATTGCATGTTTCTTGTAAGTATACATTTATATACAAGCCTGTTTGTTTTCACGGTCAAATGGTGAATACAAATTGGACTCATGGTAGTTCAGAAGCTATCTCCTGGATCTTCTGTATCGACAAATGGTGAGAGTCACATCACCGTGGAAAGAAATGTGCGCTATATCCATTGTGGGACAGTATGTGCTGAATCAGACCCATGTTAGCGTAAATCAAAGATTTCAAACCTTAAATTGGAGTTTCTGTACACATTGGAGCAGTGCTCATACACAGGGTTGCCATTATCTGGTTCTTtgtgtggatgaaatcccctctCCGGACAATTTCTTAGAATATTCATACCATCTGGTTCGGTTAGGCGAAAGAGACCACAGCTCCTGGGAAAAGAACATACAACTAGTAAATATGTTGCATCTGTGAATCTAAACTCTTTCTTAACATGGCACTACCATAGCATCTTGAAATCGGCTTAAATTGTGGTTCAAGAGAAGCTAGTAAAATTTAAGCTAGTAAAATATAAGCAGGTTTTGTTCAAAACAGTGTACATTCAgagacatttttttaacaattattaAAATTGGTTGCAACTACAAGGAATTATTTAATAAAGAAAGACAAGTAATAGACCTTGAGGTATCAGTTGGTGCCAACACAATCGCAAATGCCTCAGGAATCATCGCctgaaaaaataacataaaactgTTAGTTCAAATTTATGTCAGTTTTAATCGTTAGGTTGATTATCATTATCAGCTATAAAAATCGTAAATGTTGTCCTATTTATGAATTCCCTTTGAGGATATCAACTACTACTAACTAATTTAACCATGGTGTCAATAAGAATTCCGATTTAATTCACTGGATAATATGTTTTCGTAAAGGAGATAACACTTTAGATGCTGATTTGAAGTTGATGATAGTGGAACAAATAAATGCTTTTATAAAGTCGGATCAGTCACCTGGTAGGAATATTGAGTGTGCAGATCCACCGATGACATGAAACAACTTTGAGAAGGGTGCGTCTACAAATGTTTAGAAAAGGCGAATGGTTAGACATAAGTCAAACCAGTACGAGCTACTATTGCTAAGCTCATGCAGATTAACATAGGGGATATTGtccttttcaaaataatttgtgCTCTAATGTTGCCCAAGACTCgcaatatagaaagaaaaaaaactaggaCATACATGGATCCATCCAACAGGATAAAGGGATCTTTCATTTAGAATTGTGAAAACTTCCTCCTCATTTGTGGCATTACACTGTAATACAGTGCAGCAAATTAGCAACAAGCAGTAACAAAACCAAGCCCTGTTAAAAACATGTGCTAAAATAATGCAAAACCAAGCCAAAAAGAATGTAAGTTTGCAAACTAGATACTAACTGAATTAGATGCGGATTCCTGCTTCGGTATGATTAGTGTGGTCATATAGAGGGTTCCCTTCTCCTGGATAATTGAAAGACACGTCgcaaataaatttcaatttctgTAAATCATCTTAACAGACCAAATTCTTTGTTTCACTTCCACAAAAGAAGACAGCGAAAGAATTGACTACATGTTTTGATTGATGGCAAGATTGGCAGAATCACGTGTGCTACCATGATTTTCCAAAAGCTACACTTcggagcttcaacaaaatcacggtTCCACCGTGATTTCGTTAAACTGGTCATGATTCCAAACATGTGCTGAATCTCTATAATACAATGATGTGTACTTTAAAGCAACCATACAAGACAtacagtaaaaaaataaataataatcctAGCAGCATCGAATGCAGTAGAAGAAATAAACATGACAAGAACATACATAAGAGAGgggaaaagagaaaaacaattcaATTGCAACAAAGATTAGCTGAGGATGTGAATCTCATTTATTCTGAATCTATAGGAAGACAATAAAGAtgagttattttcttttgaagtaaTTTTGTGATAGTAAGGCCATGAACTGATAAAGTTCATATCTTTCATGGTAAATCCTTCAGCACACAAGCCAATTTAACAATTTTCATGGCATTAAAATGATTCTTACAAGAAAGGCACCAAGAATACCACATG
Above is a genomic segment from Medicago truncatula cultivar Jemalong A17 chromosome 5, MtrunA17r5.0-ANR, whole genome shotgun sequence containing:
- the LOC11406346 gene encoding uncharacterized protein, coding for MQTVSTSPLSEVSRKFENDFFSKLKIEDEKIENENEDKHEVEEEDEDDDEFTFVFADPKGSPISADDVFDKGQIRPIFPFFGQDLHFTDDYDNESGNRSPVRKFFVESPSSSKTATSSAAVEGTYCEWNPKKAVKSNSTGSSKLWKLRDPKLRSNSDGKDAFVFLNPSKVEKTSSSAGETKNDVVKKVKMVKGKKAAPAPSAHEKHYVMSKARKENDKRKSYLPYRQELFGFFASTNGLGMSRNVHPY
- the LOC11406347 gene encoding AMSH-like ubiquitin thioesterase 2 isoform X1 — encoded protein: MECYKSFLDHKVTKSSPSPALCCVEPVTQDEQNSHITAFHSGDRSTNSDNESSSSKTVRDVHISMRLMEDFLDLAKENTEKDLETCGILGAFLEKGTLYMTTLIIPKQESASNSCNATNEEEVFTILNERSLYPVGWIHTHPSQSCFMSSVDLHTQYSYQAMIPEAFAIVLAPTDTSRSCGLFRLTEPDGMNILRNCPERGFHPHKEPDNGNPVYEHCSNVYRNSNLRFEIFDLR
- the LOC11406347 gene encoding AMSH-like ubiquitin thioesterase 2 isoform X2, with translation MECYKSFLDHKVTKSSPSPALCCVEPVTQDEQNSHITAFHSGDRSTNSDNESSSSKTVRDVHIEKGTLYMTTLIIPKQESASNSCNATNEEEVFTILNERSLYPVGWIHTHPSQSCFMSSVDLHTQYSYQAMIPEAFAIVLAPTDTSRSCGLFRLTEPDGMNILRNCPERGFHPHKEPDNGNPVYEHCSNVYRNSNLRFEIFDLR